The DNA sequence CCGCCATTACCAGCCAGCGCGGCAAAACCGAGCTGCCGACACATATCCACCTGAACGCCGCCGCCACCGGCCTTGCCCGTGACAGTATCGTTCTGCTGGAGCAGGTGCGCACATTGGATAAACACCGCCTGCGGGAGCACATTGGCCGTGTCGGGGAGGAAAGCATGAATGCGGTGGACCGTGCCCTATCTGTCAGCTTTGGTCTGATTCCACAGCCTCGCCACCGTTTTTCCGGTGTCCCTGCCGCAGCAGCACAGGTTTCTCATGGAGCTGCTACATAAAAACAGCGCCGGGAAAAGAAAACAAAACAGACAAAAGCAGCGGCCCGCCGTTTATGGCAATGGAACCGCTGCTTTTTTACTGCTGTCCTGCAGGGACAGCGGACAGGGACGATATTTCATTATACGGCGCGA is a window from the Caproicibacterium lactatifermentans genome containing:
- a CDS encoding type II toxin-antitoxin system PemK/MazF family toxin, translating into MQVRRGDIFYADLSPVIGSEQGGVRPVLIIQNDVGNRFSPTVIAAAITSQRGKTELPTHIHLNAAATGLARDSIVLLEQVRTLDKHRLREHIGRVGEESMNAVDRALSVSFGLIPQPRHRFSGVPAAAAQVSHGAAT